In Coriobacteriaceae bacterium, a single window of DNA contains:
- a CDS encoding tRNA uridine(34) 5-carboxymethylaminomethyl modification radical SAM/GNAT enzyme Elp3, with the protein MEQIILNILETLRRGETVDDKALVKLIHAEARREGADKRDLAKRRLLPFYQRVKREEPARWAAWNVDTELERRLLQVLRMKPRRTASGVATITVITKPWPCSGDCLFCPNDLRMPKSYLHAEPACARAEQNCFDPYLQVSARLTALSQMGHVTDKIELIVLGGTWSDYPQGYQTWFMSELFRALNDDAVAGVAANPMLARPGISRAEAGRLLDDAPADALPPVVAGRRERYRAAGIATDEAELAAGVADEQERVDAAVGGYNRAVRRLYGPGTPWGEVTEWQTATMVELERQQRINETAKHRVVGLVIETRPDAVTPQALTLIRRLGCTKIQMGIQSLDQHLLDINERRISVAQIERAFSLARLFGFKIHAHFMLNLLGATPDGDKRDYERFMTEGAFMPDEVKVYPCALIEGSRLVGCYERGEWRPYTEDELLDVLADDIVVTPAFCRISRMIRDFSSDDIMVGNKKPNLRQLVENRLAARGDGATVREIRYREISTAGADLDELTLDEEVAYETPVTHERFLQRVTPQGKIAGFLRLSLPDRAFVAAHADELPTVSDEAMIREVHVYGMAARVGDQGQAAQHHGLGRLLVERACEIARDAGYARINVISAIGTREYYRHLGFYDHGLYLQKEL; encoded by the coding sequence ATGGAACAGATTATCTTGAACATACTTGAGACCCTGCGTCGCGGCGAGACCGTGGACGACAAGGCGCTCGTCAAACTGATACATGCCGAGGCGCGCCGTGAGGGTGCCGACAAACGCGATTTGGCCAAGCGCCGTCTGCTGCCGTTCTACCAGCGGGTTAAACGTGAGGAGCCGGCTCGGTGGGCTGCGTGGAATGTCGATACCGAGCTGGAACGTCGACTGCTGCAGGTGCTGCGCATGAAGCCTCGTCGCACGGCTTCGGGCGTGGCGACCATTACCGTTATCACCAAGCCCTGGCCATGCTCGGGCGATTGCCTGTTTTGCCCCAATGACCTGCGCATGCCTAAAAGCTATCTGCACGCCGAGCCGGCATGCGCCCGTGCGGAGCAAAACTGCTTCGACCCGTATCTGCAGGTGAGCGCTCGCCTGACCGCGCTTTCGCAGATGGGTCATGTGACCGATAAGATCGAGCTCATCGTGCTCGGTGGCACCTGGAGCGACTATCCGCAAGGGTATCAAACGTGGTTTATGTCGGAGCTTTTCCGTGCGCTGAACGATGACGCCGTTGCTGGCGTGGCAGCTAACCCCATGTTGGCGCGTCCGGGCATCAGTCGTGCCGAGGCGGGGCGCCTGCTCGATGACGCGCCCGCCGATGCCCTGCCGCCGGTGGTAGCAGGGCGCCGCGAGCGCTATCGGGCTGCCGGCATTGCGACCGACGAGGCTGAGCTTGCTGCCGGCGTTGCCGACGAGCAGGAGCGTGTGGATGCTGCCGTGGGCGGCTATAACCGCGCGGTGCGTCGTCTGTACGGCCCCGGTACGCCGTGGGGCGAGGTCACCGAGTGGCAGACGGCAACGATGGTGGAGCTCGAGCGCCAGCAGCGCATCAACGAGACGGCGAAGCATCGCGTGGTGGGGCTCGTTATCGAGACACGCCCCGATGCCGTAACGCCGCAGGCCCTCACACTTATCCGCCGCTTGGGCTGCACCAAGATTCAGATGGGTATTCAGAGTCTTGACCAGCATCTACTCGATATCAACGAGCGCCGCATTTCGGTGGCGCAGATCGAGCGGGCGTTTTCGCTCGCGCGCCTGTTTGGCTTTAAGATCCACGCGCACTTTATGCTCAACTTGCTGGGCGCCACGCCTGATGGGGACAAGCGCGACTACGAGCGCTTTATGACCGAGGGCGCCTTTATGCCCGACGAGGTCAAGGTCTACCCGTGCGCGCTCATCGAGGGCTCGCGTCTGGTGGGCTGTTACGAGCGTGGCGAGTGGCGCCCCTATACCGAGGACGAGCTGCTCGATGTGTTGGCCGACGACATCGTGGTGACGCCGGCGTTCTGCCGCATCAGCCGCATGATCCGCGACTTTAGCTCCGATGACATCATGGTGGGCAACAAGAAACCCAACCTGCGCCAGCTCGTTGAGAACCGCCTGGCTGCTCGGGGTGACGGTGCGACGGTGCGTGAGATTCGCTATCGCGAGATCAGCACGGCGGGTGCCGACCTGGACGAGTTGACCCTTGACGAGGAAGTGGCGTACGAGACGCCGGTGACGCACGAGCGCTTTTTGCAGAGGGTGACACCGCAGGGCAAAATCGCGGGCTTTTTGCGCCTGTCGCTGCCCGACCGCGCGTTTGTTGCCGCGCATGCGGACGAGTTGCCGACGGTGTCGGACGAGGCGATGATTCGCGAGGTTCACGTGTATGGCATGGCGGCGCGCGTGGGCGATCAAGGCCAGGCGGCGCAGCATCACGGGTTGGGGCGTTTGCTCGTAGAGCGTGCGTGCGAGATTGCCCGGGATGCGGGTTATGCGCGTATCAACGTGATTAGCGCGATTGGCACACGTGAGTACTATCGTCATCTTGGATTTTATGACCATGGCCTTTATCTGCAAAAGGAGCTCTAG
- a CDS encoding DUF4097 domain-containing protein: protein MKLSHESKRRLGIGIGAFVLIIGLVVGTSRTLIHFDGPWNLNDVVSGLSGMDDAFDEDDVFDDGIYSAQSQKLSSETFDADSFQSLDLDVTSGTVDIKYVSDGPVRVIESGRVAKGVTAYDAATQNLAEIRGSTLKINQFDCDDERALDRTVTIELPRELADNMMDISANVGSGDLTITDIACHDFDLTLDSGDVEFTGTVTDTLNAEVGSGDVTFELYQAPAKSMDVSVGSGDVEMTVPNSTGFKASLTLGSGDFESDFLPLGYDGETVLNLEFDNGDKSATYRFEVGSGDMSFDSE, encoded by the coding sequence ATGAAGCTCTCGCATGAGTCTAAGAGGCGCTTGGGCATTGGCATCGGAGCGTTTGTGCTCATCATCGGGCTTGTCGTTGGCACTTCGCGGACTTTGATTCATTTTGATGGACCGTGGAATCTCAACGATGTTGTATCCGGCTTGTCTGGTATGGACGATGCGTTTGACGAGGACGATGTTTTTGATGACGGTATTTACTCCGCTCAGTCTCAAAAGCTTTCGAGTGAAACCTTCGATGCCGACTCATTCCAGTCCCTTGACCTGGATGTGACGTCGGGTACGGTCGATATTAAGTACGTTTCCGATGGACCGGTGCGTGTCATCGAGAGTGGTCGCGTTGCAAAAGGAGTAACTGCTTACGATGCTGCCACGCAAAATCTGGCCGAGATTAGGGGCTCTACGCTCAAGATTAACCAGTTCGACTGCGATGACGAGCGTGCGCTTGACCGTACGGTCACCATCGAGCTGCCGCGCGAGCTTGCCGATAACATGATGGACATTTCGGCGAATGTGGGGTCGGGGGATCTGACGATTACGGACATTGCGTGCCACGACTTCGATTTGACGTTGGACTCGGGAGACGTCGAGTTTACGGGTACCGTGACCGATACCCTGAATGCCGAGGTCGGTTCGGGCGATGTGACGTTCGAGCTCTACCAGGCCCCCGCGAAGTCGATGGACGTGAGCGTGGGCTCGGGCGATGTGGAGATGACGGTTCCGAACTCGACGGGCTTTAAGGCGAGCCTCACCTTGGGCAGCGGCGACTTCGAGAGCGATTTCCTTCCGCTTGGCTACGACGGCGAGACCGTTTTGAATCTTGAATTCGATAACGGCGATAAGTCTGCCACGTATCGTTTTGAGGTCGGTTCGGGCGACATGTCGTTTGATTCGGAGTAG
- a CDS encoding methyltransferase domain-containing protein yields the protein MGAVHVRTPKNFVLEERLERYADAIETNPEAYAGDWRKACAPVSSKPFEYLHLDLGCGKGTYLVERARREPDTLFIGIDQEPICIAYAAQKICEQELSNALVLPRGATSLPRLFAAGELDAITINFPTPQPKAKYAKKRLVHVDHLMLYRPLLAAVATVTLRTDSKPLRDYALGQIAAAGYDTLWVSDDVRRVHPEHPETEYECRTREMGAAVYGICATPGAQPSDEQLAAGRAQEQSLACYLPDNLDELTYVPLGMEEAVENFRNRARKGKKRLPQESQGLLMVAASANKRK from the coding sequence ATGGGAGCCGTCCACGTTCGCACGCCTAAGAACTTTGTGCTCGAGGAGCGCCTGGAGCGCTACGCCGATGCGATTGAGACGAACCCCGAGGCCTATGCCGGAGATTGGCGCAAGGCCTGTGCGCCAGTTAGCAGCAAGCCCTTCGAATACCTTCATCTGGATCTGGGTTGCGGCAAAGGCACCTATCTGGTTGAGCGCGCTCGCCGTGAGCCCGACACCCTCTTTATCGGCATAGACCAGGAGCCCATCTGCATCGCCTATGCCGCGCAGAAAATCTGCGAGCAGGAGCTGTCCAACGCACTCGTCCTGCCCCGAGGCGCCACATCGCTGCCGCGGCTGTTTGCCGCAGGCGAGCTCGATGCCATCACCATTAACTTTCCCACGCCGCAGCCCAAGGCCAAGTACGCCAAAAAACGACTCGTCCATGTCGACCATTTGATGCTCTACCGCCCGCTCCTTGCAGCCGTCGCCACCGTCACACTGCGAACTGACAGCAAACCACTGCGCGACTACGCCCTAGGGCAGATTGCCGCGGCCGGCTACGACACGCTTTGGGTAAGTGACGACGTACGCCGCGTCCATCCCGAGCATCCCGAGACCGAATATGAATGCCGCACGCGCGAGATGGGCGCCGCCGTCTATGGCATTTGCGCCACACCCGGTGCGCAGCCCAGCGATGAGCAGCTCGCGGCGGGCCGCGCGCAGGAGCAAAGCCTTGCGTGCTACCTGCCCGATAACCTCGATGAGCTCACCTATGTACCTCTGGGCATGGAAGAGGCCGTCGAGAACTTTAGGAACCGCGCCCGCAAAGGCAAGAAGCGCCTGCCGCAAGAGTCCCAAGGGCTTCTGATGGTCGCGGCGTCAGCAAACAAGCGCAAATAG
- a CDS encoding fused MFS/spermidine synthase, with the protein MNKPSVSAGVVAGVALGAAALGAAAVAVRAACLQVARTRNGLARVKRVHDEGGDEVRVLVQGGVYQSASYVGERWAEPVFAYYRAFDDVFEAEDAMRDAYGHGIDRMLMLGGGGFAYPKFALMSHESLRMDVVEYDAEITRLARRWFYLDELERTVGDRLRVITAEARSYLGVTSVGHRRYDVVVSDCFGGAEPVRELATVEALRLVRGSLNPGGIYVANIVSANRGSDVTFLRDCVATALEVFARAWVVPCGDTEFGSEENYLLIASDGDYAFAEAVPFDVDFLGTALHDK; encoded by the coding sequence ATGAACAAGCCGAGTGTTTCTGCCGGCGTCGTTGCCGGCGTTGCTCTGGGGGCCGCGGCGCTTGGCGCGGCCGCTGTCGCTGTCCGTGCTGCCTGTCTGCAGGTTGCGCGAACCCGCAATGGGTTGGCGCGTGTGAAACGCGTGCACGATGAGGGCGGCGACGAAGTCCGTGTATTGGTGCAAGGCGGCGTTTACCAAAGCGCAAGCTACGTTGGCGAGCGTTGGGCGGAGCCCGTCTTTGCGTACTATCGCGCGTTTGACGACGTGTTTGAGGCTGAGGACGCAATGCGTGATGCTTACGGGCATGGTATCGACCGTATGCTCATGCTGGGCGGCGGCGGGTTTGCCTATCCCAAGTTTGCACTGATGTCGCACGAGAGCTTGCGCATGGACGTCGTTGAGTACGATGCCGAGATTACGCGCCTGGCGCGCCGTTGGTTCTACCTGGACGAGCTGGAGCGCACGGTGGGCGATCGCCTGCGAGTGATTACCGCTGAGGCTCGCTCGTATCTGGGTGTGACGAGCGTGGGCCATCGTCGCTACGACGTGGTCGTGAGCGATTGCTTTGGCGGTGCCGAGCCCGTACGCGAGCTGGCGACGGTTGAGGCGTTGCGTTTGGTGCGAGGTAGCCTGAACCCCGGGGGCATCTATGTTGCCAATATCGTGAGTGCGAACAGGGGGAGCGACGTGACGTTCCTGCGCGATTGCGTCGCCACGGCACTCGAGGTATTCGCCCGCGCCTGGGTGGTCCCATGTGGCGATACAGAGTTCGGCAGCGAGGAGAACTACCTGCTCATCGCCAGCGACGGCGACTATGCCTTTGCCGAAGCCGTGCCTTTTGACGTCGACTTCCTCGGCACTGCCCTTCACGACAAGTAA
- a CDS encoding class I SAM-dependent methyltransferase gives MNRDFASSLIQLNNTFYREHSASFSDTRQAPWPGWVRTMDIALGQLDVATIEHPVRVFDLACGNMRFENFAAGGALAAKGVDGANPSADASCPFEFYGVDSCQDLAIDAHGHALRIPNLHFQELDVLDALMKLNPAETPDVLFDAPLADISVCFGFMHHVPSCEYRVRVLDALVRQTRPGGIIAISFWEFMNDERMARKAVRAEARAELTPPFEGYDSALFEAGDHLIGWQNDRHAYRYCHHFDDQQITDLVRGVRTFYKSGEVPVRELERFHADGRSGELNRYVILKRL, from the coding sequence GTGAACCGCGATTTCGCCTCATCGCTCATCCAGCTCAACAATACGTTCTATCGCGAGCACTCCGCCTCCTTCTCCGATACGCGCCAGGCCCCGTGGCCCGGCTGGGTGCGCACCATGGATATCGCGCTCGGGCAGCTCGACGTCGCCACGATCGAGCATCCCGTCCGTGTCTTCGATCTTGCCTGCGGCAACATGCGATTCGAGAACTTTGCCGCCGGCGGCGCACTTGCCGCCAAGGGCGTCGACGGCGCAAACCCCTCGGCAGATGCCAGCTGCCCGTTTGAGTTCTACGGTGTCGACTCGTGCCAAGATTTGGCTATCGATGCACATGGACACGCCCTGCGCATTCCCAACCTGCACTTCCAGGAACTCGATGTGCTCGACGCCCTCATGAAGCTCAACCCCGCCGAGACACCCGACGTGCTTTTCGACGCCCCGCTCGCCGACATCTCGGTCTGCTTTGGCTTTATGCACCACGTGCCGTCGTGCGAGTACCGCGTACGCGTGCTCGACGCCCTGGTACGCCAGACGCGCCCGGGCGGCATCATCGCCATCAGCTTTTGGGAGTTTATGAACGACGAGCGCATGGCGCGCAAGGCTGTTCGCGCCGAGGCCCGCGCCGAGCTCACCCCGCCGTTTGAGGGTTACGATTCCGCGCTGTTTGAAGCCGGTGACCACCTCATTGGCTGGCAAAACGACCGCCACGCCTACCGCTATTGCCATCACTTTGACGATCAGCAGATCACCGACTTGGTGCGCGGCGTCCGTACGTTCTACAAGAGCGGCGAGGTCCCCGTGCGCGAGCTTGAGCGCTTCCATGCCGACGGTCGCAGCGGTGAGCTCAACCGCTATGTGATTCTCAAGCGCCTGTAG
- a CDS encoding DUF3516 domain-containing protein, translated as MAQTTTDTAASTVSGAGAASSFSGGTGTEAEFGSLGALSPTWWEPEDGSEPEPWLTPDQAFERFFEWTSDRGIELWDHQEEALMDLAAGDHVILGTPTGSGKSLVALGMLFMGMAQGKRCYYTAPIKALVSEKFFDLVQVLGRDNVGMITGDTHINTKAPVICCTAEILANDALREGEDADVGCVAMDEFHYFADPDRGWAWQVPLLTLPHTQFMLMSATLGDVTAIAASLEEHTGATCDLVVDAPRPVPLSYDYVTTSLEGTVELAMRRGEAPLYIVHFSQDAALATAQSLANFGIASKEQREAIKEAAKGTSFSTAFGKILKRLLGCGVGVHHAGMLPRYRLLVERLAQQGLLPVICGTDTLGVGINVPIHTVVLTALTKFDGYKMRRLRAREFHQIAGRAGRSGFDTEGMVIAEAPEHEIENAKLMAKAGDDPKKLRKIKKKKAPEGFVTWNKQTFERLIETQPETLKPRLRITHSMVISVVEQGGDARARVHDLIETSLQTPEEKAKLEVRADEIFATLIDSGVVVRTEVPPAPDAPADAAPDIDYALTVDLPEDFALDQPLSPFLLAALELLDPESETYTMDLISMVEATLEDPKQVLRAQERAARDRAMAEMKADGIEYEERLERIQDVTYEKPLEDLLDAAFDKYCQEVPWANDYQLSPKSVLRDMLESASDFKGYIQKLGIARSEGILLRYLAEAYRSLDRTVPIEKRDERLRDIISWLGFVVRSVDSSLVDEWENAGNPAALDAAPPQGIDEVVADRRGCTLLVRNALFRRVTLAAREHVRDLGELDDDWGMSEIRWQKALDAYHEQHEEILTDGDARSAAMFSIDESDEKTAHVWHVHQIFADEDGDHDFGIMGDVDLDATQDGGEVIFKNYRVGFIEDLLEN; from the coding sequence ATGGCACAGACCACGACAGATACCGCCGCCAGCACCGTTTCCGGCGCCGGCGCCGCCAGCTCGTTCTCGGGCGGCACGGGAACCGAGGCAGAGTTCGGTTCGCTCGGTGCGCTCTCCCCCACCTGGTGGGAGCCCGAGGACGGCAGTGAGCCCGAACCGTGGCTCACGCCCGACCAAGCCTTCGAACGCTTCTTTGAATGGACAAGCGATCGCGGCATTGAGCTGTGGGATCACCAAGAAGAGGCCCTCATGGACCTGGCTGCCGGCGATCACGTCATTTTGGGAACACCGACCGGATCGGGTAAATCGCTCGTCGCGCTGGGCATGCTCTTTATGGGCATGGCACAGGGCAAGCGCTGTTATTACACGGCGCCCATCAAGGCCCTGGTCAGCGAAAAGTTCTTCGATCTGGTGCAGGTACTCGGCCGCGACAACGTCGGTATGATTACCGGCGACACGCATATCAATACCAAGGCGCCCGTCATCTGCTGCACGGCAGAGATCCTTGCCAACGACGCACTGCGCGAGGGTGAGGACGCCGATGTGGGCTGCGTGGCCATGGACGAGTTCCACTACTTTGCCGACCCCGACCGCGGCTGGGCCTGGCAGGTGCCGCTGCTCACCCTGCCTCACACGCAATTCATGCTCATGAGCGCCACGCTCGGCGATGTCACCGCGATTGCCGCCTCACTCGAGGAGCACACCGGCGCTACCTGCGACTTGGTCGTCGATGCCCCACGCCCTGTGCCGCTGAGCTACGACTATGTGACGACCTCGCTCGAGGGCACCGTCGAGCTCGCGATGCGCCGCGGCGAGGCCCCGCTCTACATCGTGCACTTTAGCCAGGACGCCGCCCTTGCGACGGCACAGTCGCTCGCCAACTTTGGCATTGCCAGCAAGGAGCAGCGCGAGGCCATTAAGGAGGCGGCTAAGGGCACGAGCTTCTCGACGGCCTTTGGCAAGATTCTCAAACGCCTGCTCGGCTGCGGCGTCGGCGTGCACCACGCCGGTATGCTGCCGCGCTATCGCCTGCTGGTCGAGCGCCTGGCGCAGCAGGGCCTACTGCCCGTCATTTGCGGCACCGACACACTCGGCGTCGGCATCAACGTGCCCATCCACACCGTGGTCCTCACCGCGCTCACCAAGTTCGACGGCTACAAGATGCGTCGCCTGCGCGCCCGCGAGTTCCATCAGATTGCCGGTCGCGCCGGCCGCTCGGGCTTCGATACCGAGGGCATGGTGATTGCCGAGGCACCCGAGCACGAGATCGAGAACGCCAAGCTCATGGCCAAGGCGGGCGACGACCCCAAAAAACTCCGCAAGATTAAAAAGAAGAAGGCCCCCGAGGGCTTTGTCACCTGGAACAAGCAGACCTTTGAGCGCCTGATCGAGACGCAGCCCGAAACGCTCAAGCCGCGCCTGCGCATCACACACTCCATGGTGATTAGCGTGGTCGAGCAGGGCGGCGATGCCCGAGCCCGCGTACACGACCTCATCGAGACGAGTCTGCAGACCCCTGAGGAAAAGGCAAAGCTCGAGGTTCGTGCCGACGAGATCTTCGCCACGCTCATCGATTCCGGCGTCGTCGTTCGCACCGAAGTGCCGCCCGCACCCGACGCTCCGGCTGACGCCGCGCCGGACATCGACTACGCGCTGACGGTCGACCTGCCCGAAGACTTTGCGCTCGACCAGCCGCTCTCGCCGTTTTTGCTTGCCGCGCTGGAGTTGCTCGATCCCGAGAGCGAGACCTATACCATGGACCTCATCTCGATGGTCGAGGCTACGCTCGAGGACCCCAAGCAGGTATTGCGCGCACAGGAGCGCGCCGCGCGCGACCGCGCCATGGCCGAGATGAAGGCCGACGGCATTGAGTATGAGGAGCGTCTGGAGCGTATTCAGGACGTCACGTACGAAAAACCGCTCGAGGATTTGCTCGACGCCGCCTTTGACAAGTACTGCCAGGAAGTACCCTGGGCCAACGACTACCAGCTCTCGCCCAAGAGTGTCCTGCGCGACATGCTGGAAAGCGCGAGTGACTTTAAGGGCTATATCCAAAAGCTCGGCATCGCCCGCTCCGAGGGCATTCTGCTGCGCTACCTAGCCGAGGCCTACCGTTCCCTCGATCGCACCGTGCCCATTGAGAAGCGCGATGAGCGCTTGCGTGACATCATTTCGTGGCTCGGCTTTGTGGTGCGCTCGGTCGACTCGAGCCTGGTGGACGAGTGGGAGAACGCCGGCAACCCGGCAGCCCTCGACGCCGCGCCGCCGCAGGGCATCGACGAGGTCGTGGCGGATCGCCGCGGCTGCACGCTGCTGGTGCGCAACGCGCTCTTCCGCCGCGTGACCCTTGCCGCCCGCGAGCACGTGCGCGACCTGGGCGAGCTCGACGACGACTGGGGCATGAGCGAGATCCGCTGGCAAAAGGCGCTCGATGCCTACCATGAGCAGCATGAGGAGATTCTCACCGACGGAGATGCCCGCAGCGCCGCAATGTTTTCCATCGATGAGTCCGACGAGAAGACTGCACACGTGTGGCACGTGCACCAGATCTTTGCCGACGAGGATGGCGACCACGATTTTGGCATCATGGGCGATGTCGATCTGGACGCCACGCAAGACGGCGGCGAGGTCATCTTCAAAAACTACCGCGTCGGCTTTATCGAGGACCTGCTCGAGAACTAG
- a CDS encoding helix-turn-helix domain-containing protein has translation MNVETAQRLADLRRSKGFSQEGLARKLGLSRQAVSKWERAESSPDTENLISLAKLYGVSLDELLNPSDEIEDDIEFENEDRARQREAEAAERARTHEAAARATEAATQASDAAAKAAQAASWSAQAANAATAQATSGTAVGSTPVKGPFQSFPYWAVCWLLFFLLMFLFGAGPFAALIFFTIPIYHWVARALDGDWARGDIQVGPAPAVARTKGEDVSTAVDADMAAATTAESSAKEGDE, from the coding sequence ATGAATGTAGAAACTGCGCAGCGGCTCGCCGACCTTCGTCGCAGCAAGGGTTTTAGCCAAGAAGGGCTTGCACGAAAGCTGGGACTGTCGCGCCAGGCGGTCAGTAAATGGGAGCGTGCGGAGAGCTCGCCCGATACCGAGAATCTGATCTCGCTTGCCAAACTCTATGGCGTGAGCCTGGACGAGCTGCTCAATCCGAGCGATGAGATCGAGGACGATATCGAGTTTGAGAACGAGGACCGCGCCCGTCAGCGCGAGGCCGAGGCGGCGGAGCGCGCCCGCACCCATGAGGCGGCGGCACGCGCCACGGAGGCAGCTACGCAGGCAAGTGATGCCGCGGCCAAGGCGGCGCAGGCGGCAAGCTGGAGTGCGCAGGCCGCCAATGCCGCTACGGCGCAGGCGACGAGTGGCACCGCGGTTGGCTCGACTCCGGTGAAGGGCCCGTTCCAGTCGTTCCCGTATTGGGCCGTGTGCTGGCTGCTGTTCTTTTTGCTGATGTTCCTGTTTGGTGCCGGCCCCTTTGCCGCGCTGATCTTCTTTACGATTCCCATCTATCACTGGGTGGCGCGTGCGCTCGATGGTGATTGGGCGCGCGGGGATATCCAGGTTGGTCCGGCGCCGGCGGTCGCTAGGACTAAGGGGGAGGACGTTTCCACAGCGGTTGACGCTGACATGGCTGCCGCGACCACCGCTGAGTCGAGCGCCAAAGAAGGTGATGAATGA